In uncultured Methanobrevibacter sp., the following proteins share a genomic window:
- a CDS encoding lectin like domain-containing protein — MEIKHCILISLIIMLLLMIPASFAAADDSIILNENNEINYQTSTELNEINSDSIDDETLHSIEIDENDDTETNSGSDSNENSLGSIDDEILDESNSQSQGDIYTDYSDYINLKSEMLTYDFNVSDSNTIFVNSSYDGDEELGTQSNPFKTISSAYNYFINDTNSKSNIFLADGTYTISGRMTISKNLNLIGQSALNTIIDGEGNGYGNGIFFITPPLAYIAVSPLVNFVNLTFTRGNSYYGGAVYINQSAVNFVYTTFKNNSVKDYIYYYAQKTYPASGGAIYNDKGFVRIYNSIFEGNTANGSADAYAGAIINDMGEMTILNSNFINNSVNGTYGSGGAIYDYSGILVVYNTTIANNTVNSNYSMGGGICNWASHNVFIINSTIEGNMLNGDYTFGSAISNKANLLEIHNVTVSSNQANGISDDNGTFFNLNGNVNMANVNFNNNYVKTVRDDLLLCLEDQIIVSKAFDDGLLTDLPSSYDLRDYGLVTPIRNQGGSGSCWAFTTIAALESYLLKYENISYDLSENNMKNLMGLYGLNGTDWKDGGNQYMSLAYLLRWSGPVEESDDPFSDWDTSSPTKLNLTKHVQDVLLIPVRLSYKDLDQIKYAIMTYGALYTSMQADDSFQYEPDYYHDVIDTSNHAVTLIGWDDNYKKENFAITPPGDGAFIIKNSWGTDHGYDGYWYISYYDKAFAGFGLDTISAMAIANVENITNYKNIYQYDILGNTFESLGFNSHTAWLANQFLAKNNNPLTAFGLYTFGDSEYLVNITVNGISKYIQEGLIKGAGYHTIKLDEYVELAKNDIFKIAVKLTTPDSCYPIAIESKREGYSSGASANPNESFISMDGINWIDLVDYKNLYEDGLKVIKFYQYAQDYDLKEANVCLKAYTSGVSDICLSIKSNSSTYKVGDLIDLVITVSNEGDLVNDLNISMDLDDSIIIKSFQIIKGSFNQNTKVWHLGSLGEGESSVLKLSLSLNRAKAVLPIAFSFDYAGFKPSNITNSNVLNLYYEGNTKFQDIENKAILSKSNEGVIITLLDQNLNPVVGKEITVSLIESDNNLSFSPAKLLLDENGTAKFSLNLVEGNYMFMASFIGDSYYKSSNETFTVNVTKRNSPHIIVEETLIKGDEFKVVLIDDNYNALPNKAIKFIVSLNDKVVLTKTATTNANGEAKLTGLSKLSNGNYIVKIVFGDDYYKDSSLTKKITIKRTVAKKIVKKATKLYVPKKTFKAKKKVKKLTATLKNGKKVIKGRKIVFIINKKKYTAKTNKKGVATVKIKLSKKKTYKVTVKFAGDKYYKASKRTSKVVIK; from the coding sequence ATGGAAATTAAGCACTGCATTTTAATTTCATTAATTATCATGCTTTTATTGATGATTCCTGCAAGCTTTGCAGCTGCAGATGATTCAATTATCCTAAATGAGAATAATGAAATTAATTACCAAACAAGCACTGAACTAAATGAGATAAATTCTGATTCAATTGATGATGAAACACTTCATTCAATTGAAATAGATGAAAATGATGATACAGAAACAAATTCAGGCTCTGATTCAAATGAGAATAGTCTTGGAAGTATTGATGATGAGATTCTTGATGAAAGCAATTCCCAGAGTCAAGGTGACATCTACACAGACTATTCAGATTACATCAATCTAAAGTCTGAAATGCTTACATATGACTTTAACGTATCCGATTCAAACACTATTTTCGTAAACTCAAGTTATGATGGAGATGAGGAGTTAGGAACCCAATCAAACCCATTCAAAACAATTTCCAGTGCTTATAATTATTTCATAAATGACACTAACTCCAAATCAAACATCTTTTTGGCAGATGGAACATATACCATTTCAGGACGGATGACAATAAGCAAAAATCTTAATCTGATTGGCCAAAGCGCATTGAATACAATCATTGATGGTGAAGGAAACGGATACGGCAATGGAATATTCTTCATCACACCTCCACTCGCATATATTGCTGTAAGTCCTCTTGTAAACTTTGTAAACCTGACATTCACAAGAGGCAATTCCTACTATGGAGGAGCGGTTTACATTAACCAAAGTGCTGTAAACTTTGTATATACCACATTCAAGAACAACTCTGTAAAGGATTATATCTATTACTATGCTCAGAAAACATATCCTGCAAGCGGTGGAGCAATATACAATGACAAGGGATTCGTCAGAATCTACAATTCCATATTTGAAGGAAATACAGCAAATGGAAGTGCAGACGCTTATGCAGGCGCAATCATCAATGATATGGGTGAAATGACAATATTGAATTCCAATTTCATAAACAACTCTGTCAATGGAACATACGGTAGTGGAGGAGCCATATATGATTACAGCGGAATCCTTGTTGTCTACAACACAACAATAGCAAACAATACAGTCAATTCAAACTACTCCATGGGAGGAGGAATCTGCAATTGGGCAAGCCACAACGTGTTCATAATCAACTCTACAATAGAGGGCAACATGCTCAATGGAGATTACACATTCGGTTCTGCAATATCCAACAAGGCAAATCTTCTTGAAATCCATAATGTCACAGTCTCAAGCAATCAAGCAAATGGAATAAGCGATGACAATGGAACCTTCTTCAATTTGAATGGCAATGTAAACATGGCAAATGTGAATTTCAACAATAATTATGTAAAAACCGTGCGAGATGACCTATTGCTTTGCCTTGAAGATCAAATAATAGTCTCAAAAGCATTTGATGACGGATTGCTCACTGACCTTCCTTCATCATATGACTTAAGGGATTATGGATTGGTCACTCCAATTCGTAACCAAGGAGGTTCAGGCTCATGCTGGGCATTTACAACAATTGCAGCACTTGAATCCTATCTATTGAAATATGAAAACATTTCATATGACCTCTCTGAAAACAATATGAAAAACCTGATGGGTCTCTATGGATTGAATGGTACTGATTGGAAAGACGGCGGAAACCAATACATGTCCCTTGCATATCTCTTGCGCTGGAGCGGACCTGTAGAAGAGAGTGATGATCCATTCAGCGATTGGGATACAAGCTCTCCAACCAAACTGAACCTTACAAAGCATGTGCAGGATGTTCTCTTGATTCCGGTGCGTCTAAGCTATAAGGATTTGGACCAAATCAAGTATGCTATCATGACTTATGGGGCATTGTACACTTCAATGCAGGCAGACGATTCATTCCAATACGAACCGGACTATTATCATGATGTCATTGATACCTCTAATCATGCAGTAACTCTCATTGGTTGGGATGACAATTACAAAAAGGAAAATTTTGCAATTACCCCTCCTGGCGATGGGGCATTCATAATAAAGAACAGTTGGGGAACAGACCATGGATATGATGGCTACTGGTACATATCCTACTATGACAAGGCATTTGCAGGATTCGGTCTTGATACAATCTCCGCTATGGCAATTGCAAATGTAGAAAACATTACAAACTACAAGAACATTTACCAATATGACATTCTTGGGAATACATTTGAGTCATTGGGATTCAACTCCCATACTGCTTGGCTTGCAAATCAATTCCTGGCTAAAAACAACAATCCATTGACTGCATTTGGATTATACACCTTTGGAGACAGTGAATATCTAGTAAACATCACTGTAAATGGAATAAGCAAATATATTCAAGAGGGCCTCATAAAAGGTGCAGGATACCATACAATCAAATTGGATGAATATGTGGAGCTTGCCAAAAACGATATATTCAAGATAGCCGTAAAATTGACCACTCCCGATTCATGCTATCCGATAGCTATTGAATCAAAAAGGGAAGGCTATAGCAGTGGAGCAAGCGCAAATCCTAATGAATCATTTATCAGTATGGATGGAATAAACTGGATTGACCTTGTGGACTACAAGAATCTTTATGAAGACGGCTTGAAAGTAATCAAGTTCTACCAATATGCTCAAGACTATGACTTGAAAGAAGCTAATGTATGTCTAAAGGCCTACACTTCAGGGGTCAGTGATATTTGCCTTAGCATAAAGTCAAACAGCAGCACTTACAAGGTAGGTGACTTGATTGACCTTGTCATTACAGTATCAAATGAAGGTGACTTGGTGAATGACCTCAACATCAGCATGGATCTTGATGATTCAATAATCATAAAAAGCTTCCAGATCATTAAGGGTTCATTCAATCAGAATACCAAGGTATGGCATTTAGGCTCTTTAGGTGAAGGTGAGTCCAGTGTGCTTAAGTTAAGCTTATCCCTTAATCGGGCAAAAGCGGTTCTCCCTATCGCATTCAGTTTCGATTATGCAGGATTCAAGCCAAGCAACATTACAAATTCAAATGTCTTGAACTTGTATTATGAAGGAAACACCAAGTTCCAGGATATTGAAAATAAGGCAATATTGTCCAAATCCAATGAAGGAGTGATAATCACTTTGCTGGATCAAAATCTCAATCCTGTAGTTGGTAAGGAAATTACAGTTTCATTGATTGAAAGTGACAACAATCTAAGTTTCTCTCCTGCAAAATTGCTTTTGGATGAAAATGGAACCGCTAAATTTAGCTTAAATCTTGTGGAAGGAAATTACATGTTCATGGCTTCATTCATTGGAGACAGCTATTACAAATCTTCCAATGAAACATTCACCGTAAATGTGACAAAAAGAAACAGTCCACATATCATAGTTGAAGAGACCTTGATAAAAGGGGATGAATTCAAGGTTGTTTTGATAGATGACAACTACAATGCACTTCCAAATAAGGCAATTAAATTCATCGTTAGCCTAAATGATAAGGTTGTCTTGACAAAAACTGCAACCACAAACGCAAACGGTGAAGCCAAATTGACTGGGCTTTCAAAATTGAGCAATGGAAATTACATTGTGAAGATAGTCTTTGGTGACGATTACTATAAAGACAGTTCCTTGACTAAAAAGATAACAATCAAAAGGACTGTAGCTAAGAAGATAGTCAAGAAGGCTACCAAATTGTATGTTCCTAAGAAGACTTTCAAGGCTAAGAAAAAAGTCAAGAAACTAACTGCAACTTTGAAAAATGGAAAGAAAGTAATCAAAGGCAGAAAGATTGTTTTCATCATAAATAAGAAAAAGTACACAGCAAAAACTAATAAGAAAGGTGTTGCAACAGTTAAAATAAAGCTTTCCAAGAAGAAAACCTATAAGGTAACTGTAAAATTCGCTGGAGACAAGTATTATAAGGCAAGTAAAAGGACTTCCAAGGTAGTTATAAAATAA
- a CDS encoding right-handed parallel beta-helix repeat-containing protein, which produces MTQVKFTNADDTKGSLANEILYQDNKAIVTYTGIAEGADTITVTAASVSTTIPITVIGGSAPSGNVIYVKPDGNDENDGLSESTAVKTIAKAVAIVNAAEGEQFTINIANGEYAEGIINLPTDKSIDFVGQEKGNVIIRSNTTASSAYMFTKISGASNFLFKNLVLKDFTSGGSSLAIRIGGNGNLDIADCKFENISTKGTVQFYSSGSANIKNTTFKDIKVSSSGGWGAIYLSGSSTGPLTVIDSVIDGVTLGITGEYSYFSAAIYNYASVPTAVLTLNNVNITNVYGVADSVIRSNGIVNINNSNIYGNTILRTGSDTHGYAIIQTAGDNAVISIEKTSIFDNTVYALVQAQRGITNIKSSAFYDNKAVNETIGLKFINATSDYVKTVNANYNWWGSNDNPNDAMADASVDNWVIMNVEPASAGNIEIGDTVPITVDFKHYTDGTTVSELADSIPELKVTASATTGSLDKAEAITENNQASFTYTAAAAGEDTANIASGAANVPIAIVVNAPVAPHDVYVSKDGNDENDGSEESPVATIAKAIEIATGDAGTGKIFVNAGTYTENNFEIIKNLEIIGIGDVIIDGNNEARIFTVNSTTENFTLRNIAITKANRNYGSVIYSTGANILLDNVTLYENQATGGYSSVSVIYANGGSLEIDNSVIANHSADGMIYISSASLIINNTVFDNNNANLTDSGTMGFIFATGTSSVTIESSNFTNNIDRQGLIYDSSRTNNLVIKDSLFDNNVATVGAGGVVHSDGKVNIANSVFTNNKAGREGGAIFLSKNADANITKSVFINNTCANYQTDYNGDAISSAGKLTINYSVILAKEGSSKVLLFNANEDNAPNANYNWWGTNNSPVSLVGADSYYDDWEEEDVDCPMPDVSKWVIMGVNSNLTAESINLGDEVEITVDFNHYTDGTTTSELVESIPEVDVKATATLGSLDKAEAITENGQAKFVYTGVAAGEDIVNVESGAQTVPIAVNVVSNAYEGIIYVSKDGSDSNNGAEDAPVATIAKAVELAQAGSGQIIIKEGTYNENNITINSTGAMSITGEGNVVIDGTGLESNCIFTVLSSVVSFDNIAFANNNGGRYGSAIKASGSRSGLLLINIIINNCKFDNLVASSRGGAIFTEYTKGNLIINNSVFTNNNGGSWGGALGITYSAYENGLNLKINNSNFVNNVANNGGAGYLMAEKITIENSNFTDNSAINGPGVLELYNCTATINNCILVNNSAKSQGTAIKIESVTNQPIATLNITNSIIENNKGTEGKAPAIFVDKATLYVSYSSIVNEHNLETKTSTGYDAIYGQGIAIANNNWWGTNDPTSLVNGTNITIDKWVIMNVDANATDVLPGDEVKVTVDFNHVMTSAGEIEELAGGVIPKEAYTVTFAAENGTVIPETLTINNGESGNAVFTASDANAKVTATCAQATKDIVFVGEIPEPYTGIVYVSPDGSDRNNGSAEAPVASIAKAIQIATAETGSGQIVIKEGTYKGNGYQITKDLTITGEGNVVIDGEGQGRLFNVSSDASKFSLINVVLTGANHGYGAAVYSFAKETVLDNVTIVNNPGAGDLITTYGNLTIKDSEVSGHNGGDVIQTSGDATIIINNTLFKDNEVTASTSDYGIIYVSSGKANVIIENSKFYNNKARQGIVIGSSDANITVKGSEFINNTNTVSYGGAIRASNKLDVTESVFINNNAYRDGGAIYIGFHGDATITKSMFVNNSAGTSYNGDAIYNGNKATVNYCILLTNTTGKLIFNDGEDNVVNAQYNWWGTNDNPKSLTGSGTYEDDYGYDEIDCAEVDVSNWIIMNVVADTSNVQTGAQVPIAVDFNHYLDSTTNEIKELDTKLAQELTVDFASETGSLDKTAVETVGLVAQSTYTAAEGQNSISVKSSDASVGIEFNALTPKDTILSLEDEITVNFGEGVLNVSLTSEGSPVAGKTITVKVNDEINLTGITDESGIASIDLSSVPVGSYNAEISFAGDSNYNPASATVKVNVKEAPKTSEDLQKLIDETPEGGVLNLSNMEFVDISGINITKDIAIVADNVSIATAGDGNPVFNIASNVSNVSISGVEFIANNGDVLVKATSTNGTDDLSIVNPAIELTNNTVSPANENVVPSSITLFELESERAVLAPSNPINIKDNNLPEGAKAFDFEIAGLNDGNGINIPQGGNINTNGSSGGTTPKVATSIVAKAMKTTTVNTKINGKKAGKNYSITLKDSKGNVLAGKQVLISFNGKIYKRTTNAKGVATIKIALTKKGTYPVVVSFLGDEKYNGSFVVAKVKVNPQKVKLTVAKKTYKRSKKTKYLYATLKATNKKAIKGKKLVFIINKKKYTAKTNKKGVAKVKVKLSKRKTYKFTVKFLGDNTFKKISKKGKVKIK; this is translated from the coding sequence ATGACTCAAGTAAAATTCACTAATGCAGATGATACCAAAGGTAGTTTAGCAAATGAAATTCTATACCAAGACAACAAGGCTATAGTTACCTACACTGGTATTGCAGAAGGTGCTGACACTATAACTGTCACTGCAGCAAGCGTATCAACTACCATTCCAATCACTGTAATTGGCGGATCTGCTCCTAGTGGAAATGTCATTTATGTAAAACCGGATGGAAATGATGAAAACGATGGATTAAGCGAATCCACTGCAGTCAAAACCATTGCAAAAGCAGTGGCTATCGTAAATGCAGCTGAAGGTGAGCAGTTTACAATCAACATTGCAAACGGTGAATACGCTGAAGGAATAATTAACCTTCCTACTGATAAGTCTATAGACTTTGTTGGACAAGAGAAAGGAAATGTAATCATAAGAAGCAATACCACTGCTAGTTCAGCATACATGTTTACAAAAATATCTGGTGCATCCAACTTCTTATTCAAGAATCTTGTATTGAAAGATTTCACATCCGGAGGAAGCTCCCTTGCTATCAGAATTGGTGGTAATGGTAATTTGGACATTGCAGATTGTAAATTTGAGAATATTTCCACAAAAGGAACCGTACAATTCTATTCCTCTGGTTCTGCAAATATTAAAAACACTACCTTTAAAGACATTAAGGTATCCTCTTCCGGTGGTTGGGGTGCTATTTACTTATCCGGTAGTTCAACTGGTCCATTAACTGTAATTGACAGTGTCATTGATGGTGTAACTTTAGGAATCACTGGGGAATATTCTTATTTCTCTGCTGCAATTTATAACTATGCTTCTGTTCCAACAGCTGTCTTAACTTTAAACAATGTAAACATCACAAATGTATATGGTGTTGCTGATTCTGTAATCAGATCCAATGGTATCGTAAATATTAACAATTCAAATATTTATGGAAACACAATTCTTAGAACTGGTTCAGATACCCATGGTTATGCTATAATTCAAACTGCTGGAGATAATGCTGTAATAAGCATTGAAAAAACTTCAATCTTTGATAATACTGTATATGCTTTGGTACAAGCTCAAAGAGGAATAACTAACATTAAATCCTCTGCATTTTATGACAATAAGGCAGTAAATGAAACAATTGGATTAAAGTTCATAAATGCTACAAGCGATTATGTCAAAACAGTTAACGCAAACTACAACTGGTGGGGATCTAATGACAACCCTAACGATGCAATGGCAGATGCTAGTGTAGACAATTGGGTTATCATGAATGTGGAACCTGCTAGTGCAGGAAACATTGAAATAGGCGATACTGTACCTATAACTGTTGACTTTAAACATTACACTGACGGAACTACCGTAAGCGAATTGGCAGATTCCATTCCTGAACTTAAGGTAACTGCAAGTGCTACTACAGGCAGTTTGGATAAGGCTGAAGCAATAACTGAAAACAATCAGGCAAGCTTTACATACACTGCTGCAGCTGCTGGTGAAGACACTGCAAACATCGCATCCGGTGCTGCAAATGTACCTATCGCTATTGTAGTGAATGCTCCAGTTGCTCCTCATGACGTTTATGTATCCAAAGATGGAAATGATGAAAACGATGGTAGTGAAGAATCTCCTGTAGCAACTATTGCAAAAGCTATTGAAATAGCTACTGGAGATGCTGGAACAGGCAAGATATTCGTCAATGCAGGCACATACACTGAAAATAATTTTGAAATAATCAAAAATCTTGAAATTATCGGTATCGGTGATGTGATCATTGACGGTAACAATGAAGCTAGAATCTTCACTGTCAATAGCACTACAGAAAACTTCACCCTTAGGAACATAGCCATTACAAAGGCTAACAGAAACTATGGGTCAGTAATTTACTCAACTGGTGCAAATATATTGTTGGACAATGTAACCTTATATGAAAACCAGGCTACTGGCGGATACTCTTCAGTATCTGTTATTTATGCAAATGGCGGAAGTTTGGAAATCGACAATTCCGTAATTGCTAACCACAGTGCTGATGGTATGATTTACATTTCAAGCGCAAGCTTGATAATCAACAATACAGTGTTTGACAACAACAATGCTAACTTAACTGATAGCGGTACTATGGGCTTTATATTTGCAACAGGCACTTCCAGTGTTACAATTGAGTCATCTAACTTTACCAATAACATTGATAGACAAGGTTTAATCTATGATTCAAGCAGAACCAATAATCTTGTAATCAAGGATTCATTATTTGACAATAATGTAGCAACTGTTGGTGCTGGTGGAGTGGTCCACTCAGACGGCAAGGTAAATATTGCAAACTCCGTATTCACCAATAACAAAGCAGGTAGAGAAGGTGGAGCAATTTTCCTTAGCAAAAATGCTGATGCAAATATCACTAAATCTGTATTCATAAACAACACTTGTGCAAATTACCAAACAGATTATAATGGGGATGCCATATCCTCAGCTGGTAAATTAACCATCAATTACTCAGTAATCTTAGCAAAAGAAGGCAGTTCAAAAGTTCTCCTATTCAATGCCAACGAAGATAACGCACCTAACGCTAATTATAACTGGTGGGGAACCAACAACAGTCCTGTAAGCTTAGTTGGTGCTGACTCCTACTATGACGATTGGGAAGAGGAAGATGTAGACTGCCCTATGCCTGATGTATCAAAATGGGTAATTATGGGTGTAAACAGCAACTTGACTGCTGAGAGCATTAACCTTGGTGATGAAGTGGAAATCACTGTCGACTTCAATCATTACACTGATGGAACCACAACAAGCGAATTGGTTGAAAGCATTCCTGAAGTGGATGTAAAGGCTACCGCTACCCTTGGCAGTTTGGATAAGGCTGAAGCTATCACTGAAAACGGTCAAGCTAAGTTTGTATACACTGGTGTGGCTGCTGGAGAAGACATTGTGAATGTCGAATCTGGAGCACAAACCGTTCCTATAGCTGTCAATGTAGTAAGCAATGCTTATGAAGGCATAATTTATGTATCCAAAGACGGTTCTGATTCCAATAATGGTGCAGAAGATGCTCCTGTAGCAACAATTGCAAAAGCAGTTGAACTTGCACAAGCAGGATCCGGTCAAATCATCATCAAGGAAGGTACCTATAATGAAAACAACATCACAATCAATAGCACTGGAGCAATGTCCATCACTGGTGAAGGAAATGTAGTGATTGATGGTACTGGATTAGAATCAAATTGCATTTTCACAGTTCTAAGCAGTGTAGTATCATTTGATAACATAGCATTTGCAAACAACAATGGTGGAAGATATGGTTCAGCCATTAAAGCTAGCGGTTCTCGCTCAGGTTTGTTATTAATAAATATAATCATTAATAACTGTAAATTTGATAATTTAGTAGCAAGCAGTCGTGGAGGAGCTATCTTTACAGAATACACCAAAGGTAATTTGATTATTAACAATTCCGTTTTCACCAACAACAATGGTGGAAGTTGGGGTGGAGCTTTAGGCATTACCTACTCAGCTTATGAAAACGGTCTTAACTTAAAAATCAACAATTCTAACTTTGTAAACAACGTTGCAAACAATGGTGGTGCAGGATACTTAATGGCTGAAAAGATTACAATAGAAAATTCCAATTTCACTGATAACTCAGCAATTAATGGTCCTGGTGTTTTAGAATTGTATAATTGTACTGCTACTATCAATAATTGTATATTAGTCAATAATAGTGCTAAATCACAAGGTACTGCTATAAAAATTGAATCAGTTACAAACCAACCTATAGCTACTTTAAACATTACCAATTCCATTATAGAAAACAATAAAGGAACAGAAGGTAAAGCACCAGCTATTTTCGTAGACAAAGCTACCTTATATGTTTCTTATTCTTCCATTGTAAATGAGCATAATCTTGAAACTAAAACTTCAACTGGTTATGATGCTATATATGGACAAGGTATTGCTATTGCAAACAACAACTGGTGGGGAACCAATGATCCAACAAGTCTAGTAAACGGTACCAACATTACCATTGACAAATGGGTAATAATGAATGTGGATGCAAACGCTACTGATGTTCTTCCTGGTGACGAAGTAAAAGTAACTGTTGACTTTAATCATGTAATGACCTCTGCTGGTGAAATTGAAGAATTGGCTGGTGGAGTTATTCCTAAGGAAGCATACACTGTAACATTTGCTGCAGAAAACGGTACTGTAATTCCTGAAACCTTAACAATCAATAATGGTGAAAGTGGAAATGCAGTATTCACTGCAAGTGATGCAAATGCAAAAGTAACTGCAACATGCGCTCAAGCAACTAAAGACATAGTCTTTGTTGGAGAAATTCCTGAACCTTACACTGGAATCGTTTATGTTTCTCCTGATGGATCTGACAGAAACAACGGTTCTGCAGAAGCTCCTGTAGCAAGCATTGCAAAAGCTATTCAAATAGCAACTGCTGAAACCGGATCCGGTCAAATCGTAATTAAGGAAGGAACCTACAAAGGTAACGGATATCAAATCACTAAAGACTTAACAATTACCGGTGAAGGCAATGTTGTAATTGACGGTGAAGGCCAAGGAAGATTATTCAATGTAAGTTCTGATGCAAGCAAATTCTCACTTATCAATGTGGTTCTCACTGGTGCAAACCATGGATACGGCGCAGCTGTATACTCCTTTGCAAAAGAAACAGTATTGGACAATGTAACTATTGTAAACAATCCTGGAGCTGGAGACTTAATCACTACCTACGGCAACTTAACTATTAAGGACAGTGAAGTTTCCGGCCATAATGGTGGAGATGTAATCCAAACTTCCGGCGATGCAACCATTATCATAAACAACACTCTATTCAAGGATAATGAAGTTACTGCATCCACTTCCGATTATGGTATCATATATGTCTCAAGCGGCAAAGCTAACGTAATTATAGAAAATTCCAAATTCTATAACAACAAGGCAAGACAAGGTATTGTAATAGGCAGTTCTGATGCTAACATCACTGTAAAAGGCTCTGAATTCATCAACAACACTAACACTGTATCCTACGGTGGAGCTATTCGTGCTTCCAACAAATTGGATGTAACCGAATCAGTATTCATCAACAACAATGCATACAGAGATGGTGGAGCTATTTACATAGGATTCCATGGAGATGCAACCATCACAAAATCCATGTTTGTAAACAACTCTGCTGGAACTAGTTATAATGGTGATGCAATCTACAACGGTAACAAGGCAACTGTAAACTACTGTATCTTACTCACCAACACTACTGGCAAACTCATCTTCAACGATGGAGAAGACAATGTCGTAAATGCCCAATACAACTGGTGGGGAACCAATGACAATCCTAAATCCTTAACAGGATCCGGTACCTACGAAGACGATTACGGATATGATGAAATCGATTGCGCTGAAGTGGATGTATCAAATTGGATTATCATGAATGTAGTTGCAGACACTTCCAATGTCCAAACCGGTGCTCAAGTTCCTATTGCTGTAGACTTCAACCACTATCTTGACAGCACTACTAATGAAATCAAAGAGCTTGACACCAAATTGGCACAGGAATTAACTGTAGATTTCGCATCAGAAACTGGCAGTTTAGATAAGACTGCTGTAGAAACCGTTGGCTTAGTGGCTCAATCCACTTACACTGCAGCAGAAGGTCAAAACAGCATTAGCGTGAAATCCTCTGATGCAAGTGTAGGCATTGAATTCAATGCTCTAACTCCTAAGGATACCATTTTATCTCTTGAGGATGAAATCACTGTCAACTTTGGTGAAGGTGTCTTGAATGTTAGCTTGACCAGTGAAGGTTCTCCTGTAGCAGGAAAAACAATCACTGTAAAGGTCAATGATGAAATTAACTTAACTGGAATCACTGATGAGTCAGGTATTGCAAGCATTGACTTAAGCTCTGTTCCTGTAGGAAGCTATAATGCAGAAATCAGCTTTGCTGGAGACAGTAATTATAATCCTGCAAGCGCAACTGTAAAAGTCAATGTTAAGGAAGCTCCAAAAACTTCAGAAGACCTTCAAAAACTCATTGATGAAACTCCTGAAGGAGGAGTATTGAACTTAAGCAATATGGAATTTGTTGACATTTCAGGAATCAATATCACTAAAGACATTGCTATTGTTGCTGACAATGTATCAATTGCAACTGCTGGTGATGGAAACCCTGTATTCAACATTGCATCCAATGTAAGCAATGTAAGCATCAGTGGTGTTGAATTCATTGCAAATAATGGTGATGTGCTTGTAAAAGCTACCTCTACAAATGGAACTGATGATTTATCCATTGTAAACCCAGCTATTGAGCTTACAAACAATACTGTAAGCCCTGCAAATGAAAATGTAGTGCCATCTTCAATTACATTATTCGAACTTGAATCAGAAAGGGCAGTTCTTGCTCCTTCCAACCCAATAAACATCAAGGACAATAATTTACCAGAAGGTGCTAAAGCATTTGACTTTGAAATAGCAGGATTAAATGATGGAAATGGAATCAACATTCCACAAGGCGGAAACATCAATACCAACGGCTCAAGTGGAGGAACAACTCCTAAGGTAGCTACAAGCATTGTAGCAAAAGCTATGAAAACCACTACTGTCAATACCAAGATTAACGGTAAGAAAGCTGGTAAGAACTACTCAATTACCTTAAAAGACAGTAAAGGAAATGTCTTAGCTGGAAAACAAGTATTGATTTCCTTCAACGGCAAGATCTACAAACGCACCACCAATGCTAAAGGTGTTGCAACCATTAAGATTGCACTTACTAAGAAAGGAACTTACCCAGTTGTAGTTTCATTCCTTGGAGATGAAAAATACAACGGAAGCTTTGTTGTAGCTAAAGTTAAAGTCAACCCACAAAAGGTCAAATTGACTGTAGCTAAGAAAACATACAAAAGAAGCAAGAAAACCAAATACTTGTACGCTACCCTTAAGGCTACTAACAAGAAAGCCATTAAAGGTAAAAAGCTTGTCTTCATTATCAATAAGAAGAAATACACTGCAAAAACCAATAAGAAAGGTGTTGCAAAAGTGAAAGTCAAGTTATCCAAGAGGAAAACTTACAAGTTCACTGTAAAATTCTTAGGAGACAATACCTTCAAGAAAATCAGCAAAAAAGGAAAAGTCAAAATAAAATAA